From Hartmannibacter diazotrophicus, a single genomic window includes:
- a CDS encoding ATP-dependent Clp protease proteolytic subunit, with protein sequence MSRLDDEEDEKTEKAKEAAPQVDKYLFQSRTVLITGSITQELARDVTSRLLALSQASSDPITVIVSSPGGHVESGDMIHDMIRFVPAPVNILGTGWVASAGALIYVSVPKERRFCTPNTRFLLHQPSGGAGGQATDIEIQAREIIKMRDRLNKIFAAATGQPLERISKDTDRDYWMGPEEAIEYGLAGKIVNNSGEIA encoded by the coding sequence ATGTCGCGGCTCGATGACGAGGAAGACGAGAAGACCGAGAAGGCCAAGGAAGCCGCGCCCCAGGTCGACAAGTATCTCTTTCAGTCGCGCACGGTGCTGATCACCGGTTCCATCACCCAGGAACTGGCGCGCGACGTCACCTCGCGTCTTCTGGCGCTGTCGCAGGCCTCGTCCGATCCGATCACCGTGATCGTTTCCTCGCCCGGCGGCCACGTCGAATCGGGCGACATGATCCACGACATGATCCGCTTCGTTCCGGCGCCGGTGAACATCCTCGGCACCGGCTGGGTCGCCAGCGCCGGCGCGCTGATCTACGTTTCGGTACCCAAGGAGCGCCGCTTCTGCACGCCGAACACGCGCTTCCTGCTGCATCAACCGTCCGGCGGCGCCGGCGGTCAGGCGACCGACATCGAGATCCAGGCCCGCGAGATCATCAAGATGCGCGACCGCCTCAACAAGATCTTCGCCGCGGCGACCGGCCAGCCCCTGGAGCGCATCTCCAAGGACACCGACCGCGACTACTGGATGGGTCCGGAAGAGGCGATCGAATACGGCCTCGCCGGCAAGATCGTCAACAATTCCGGCGAGATCGCGTAA